One window of the Pristiophorus japonicus isolate sPriJap1 chromosome 23, sPriJap1.hap1, whole genome shotgun sequence genome contains the following:
- the LOC139235359 gene encoding zinc finger protein 229-like, whose product MEKPWKCGDCWKGFRSPSVLEIHQRSHTGERPFTCPVCGKGFTVSCSLLTHQRVHTGERPFTCSECGKGFTASSDLLKHQRVHTGERPFTCSECGKGFTCSSNLLKHQRVHTGERPFTCFECGKGFTCSSHLLTHQRVHTGERPFTCYECGKGFICSSHLLTHQRVHTGERPFTCSECGKGFTQSSILLTHQRVHTGERPCTDSECGKGSTTSSYLLKHHRVHTGERPFTCSECGKGFTRSSRLLTHQRVHTGVRPFTCSECGKGFTCSSTLLTHQRVHTGARPFTCSECGKRFTQSSHLQSHQRVHTGERPFTCSECGKGFTQSSHLLTHQRVHTGERPFTCSECGKGFTTSSTLLRHQRVHK is encoded by the coding sequence atggagaaaccgtggaaatgtggggactgttggaagggattcagatcaccatctgtgctggaaattcatcaacgcagtcacactggggagaggccgttcacctgccctgtgtgtgggaagggattcactgtatcaTGCAGCCTGCtgacgcaccagcgagttcacactggggagaggccgttcacctgctcggagtgtgggaagggattcactgcatcatccgacctgctgaaacaccagcgagttcacactggggagaggccgttcacctgctcggagtgtgggaagggattcacttgttcatccaacctgctgaaacaccagcgagttcacactggggagaggccgttcacctgctttgagtgtgggaagggattcacttgttcatcccacctgctgacacaccagcgagttcacactggggagagaccattcacctgctatgagtgtgggaagggattcatttgttcatcccacctgctgacacaccagcgagttcacactggggagaggccattcacctgctccgagtgtgggaagggattcactcagtcatccatcctgctgacacaccagcgagttcacactggggagaggccgtgcaccgactctgagtgtgggaagggatccactacatcatcctacctgctgaaacaccatcgagttcacactggggagaggccattcacctgctctgagtgcggtaagggattcactcggtcatcccgccttctgacacaccagcgagttcacactggggtgaggccgttcacctgctctgagtgcgggaagggattcacttgttcatccacgctgctgacacatcagcgagttcacactggggcgaggccattcacttgctctgagtgtgggaagagattcactcagtcatcccacctgcagtcacaccagcgagtacacactggggagaggccattcacttgctctgaatgtgggaagggattcactcagtcatcacacctgctgacacaccagcgagtacacactggggagaggccgttcacctgctctgagtgcgggaagggattcactacatcatccaccctactgagacaccagcgagttcacaagtga